GTGAGTGCAAAATGCAGTTTCAGGTTGGTGAGATTGATTACGTCAGTAGCCTCAATGTAGGCAGTAACCGTTCCACTCCTTGTGCCGGAACTGTAGGTTCCGTCGATTGTGATGTCCAGGGGGCTCTCCACAGCCTCCCTGCCTGTCACCAGCGCTTCGTAGGAAGAATAGTTGGAACCCGCAACGATTAGTCCGTCTATGAGGAACCACGGCACAGATTTTGTGCCAGGCTGGTAGTAATTTGTGCGCACCGTGTTCTCGCCTGCATTGTCAAGATAAAATGGGTCCGAACCACTCGGCCACCAGGTGTGGTATCTTATCACTGCTAGATTAGGGTGCAATGGAGCAAATCTGTCCAGCTCATCATTTGCCGGCCTGCACGGAGGACATCCCCAGTTCGTGAACATCTCACCAAGCACCATCCTGGTAGTTGCATGAGCGTTGAGCGCTGCCCCAGTCAAACCAAGCAGCAGCAGAACAAACATGACTCTTCTCATCGCTTACCTCCCCTTCAAACATAGAACACACGAAATTCCACCCAGACCCCTCTCCACACCTTCGAAGATCGAAATTCAACCAAACCACTGAAACCACGAGATTACACGAGATTAACACAGATTCCAAAGCCATCCTCACGGCTGAAACCAAACCAGAAGATAATCTTGTGGAAATCCTTGCCCTCCGAAGCCAGTCGCGAAGTCCCACGGAGCCATGGGGGGCGAAGTGGGGAAGCTACCTGAGCGAAGACTGAGCGCAGGAGGGTGTGATAATCTGTGGTTCAAAGGTTTTCCGACGTTAGAATCTGCTGATAAGAACTGCTTTCACGCCATCAAACGGAGGCTCGTACCTGCATATCCCACCAGAGCAGACGAGACCACCTTTCTCTGTCCCTGCCATGAGTGTCAACCTGTGGTCCTGTGTAATGTCCCAATCTATCTGGGCCGACCTCCACTCCTTTCCTTCCCACCCCTGGATGTCCTCTATCTCTTCGTCCCTCTGTTCACCCGTCAGGGTTACGGTAACGTACGGAGCAAAAGTGTACATCAGATAGAGTTTCTTATCTGTGAATTCTTTTGATCCTGACACGGCGCGGCGTTGGAAGCCGAGCCCAACAGAATGAACTGGGGTCACAGAGTAGACCAACTCAAGCCCGGGTATCTGCTCATTGAAATCAGTAAAACCCTCTACGATTTCATGTTGTTCTGTTCTGTCAAGATTCGCCTTCAAATCAAACAGTCCGTATTTCCGATAGGTAACCCCGACAAAAGCCTCCCTGAACTCCCTGAGAGGTTCCTCGTCCTCAGTCTTCAGATGAGAGTAACTCAGGTCTATGTTAAGGGGTTCTAAGGGCGAAAGATAAGATTCAATCTGATAACCCTTCTCGTCCAGCCCTTTGTTTAATGCCTGGCCGTATCTGTTTAGCGCTGGCGGGCTGTTGTACCTGTAGGATCCTTCCCCCAGGCCTATTGAGTCATAGTCGGCGAACTGGAATGTTATCCCATATCCGGGCAGGGAAGCACTCACTGAACCATATATGCCGTAGCCCTGACCGATACCTCCAAAATTGAAAGGCACGCTGGGGTCGTCCAGATTGGCATCCCATCCCCACTTTTTCGCAATTTCGCCGTAGATTTCAATGTTTGGAATGCTCAAGCACAAGTTTGTCCCGTAGACTTCTGTTCTTTTGAAGGAAACTGCGGAAGTATCAAATTGGTTTTTTGCAGTCAAAAGCAGAACATAACTTGCACCTGCTGTCACAAATGGAAGGGGATGCAACGATAGATCTCCTCCTCTTATGACATCAGTAGTATCATTGATAACCTTATAGGCCAGTTGAAGAAATTCTGTATTCCTTGGACGCCCGGAAATGGCGACCACGTCCGCCCACTTCGTAGAACCCCTCACCTTCACCCCATCCATGTCTCTGTCCAGATAGATGATATCATCCTCATAAGCCCTCAGAACCAGACCCCTGCCAAAAATGACGTAGTAGTTGCCGGCTCTAATCCCAAACTTCTCGCTGTCATACTCAATATACCTTCTGTAGAAACCTTCTCTGCGCCCGGGAAAGAGAACATTTGAAGGCTCAACAACCTGGTATCTGAACCCCAACAGGAGATTCTTGTAGTAGACATCTATGTCGAATCTGTCGTCGAAGACCTCTGAGTTTTTCTCAATCACCACACCTATCGGCTTTTCTCTCCACAACCACCATTCAAGCCTGTTGCTGCCTGAAACCGTAACGTCACCCATTTCAAAACAGGTGGCGGTGAGTGGCGTACCGACTGCCAGCAGGACTATCGCTCTCACCAGAGTGGGCCTCAATCCGTCTCTCCTTGCGTCCCTTCTTTCTCAGCGGTTGTGTCAGGCTCACTTTGAACGGGCAGGAGTAGCTCCTCTATCTCCTTCTTCAGCTGAGTCTCACTTCCCTGGGTATAGCCGATGTGCTTGTGCCTTATATTACCCTCGGCATCCAGAACAAAAGTGGTGGGAAAGGCTACCACCTGGTAGAGTCTCTTAACCCGCTTGTTTGGATCCAAAAGAATTTGAAACTCCCAGCGGTGTGAAGCAGCCAGAGGTTTCACCTTGGAAACGTTCCTTGGATCGTCCTCGTTTATTGCCACAACGGTCAAGCCCTTCTCCTTCAGTTCTTTGTATATGTCCTTTATGTGGTCAAGTTCAGTGAGGCACGGCTTGCACCAGGTCGCCCAAAAGTCAACGACTATGGGCCCTTTTCCAAGAAGGCTGTCGAGTACAACCTCTTTCTTGTTGAGGTCTTTGAGAGAAAAACCTGGAGCCTTCTTTGCAGATTCCTCTCCATAGACCAGGGGAAGAACGAGAAGAACACAGAGTAACGAGATAGTGAGAGATCGCCGCATCACATCCTCCGTCCAAACGTGTATTGGATGCTCGATATGGCCGAAATTTCAATCTTTGGCAAGGCCCGGAAAAACCCGGGCCTTGCCGTGATCCAAAAAGAATCAAAAATACCTTTGAGCCGTCTTTGTCTCAGCCACCCTACCTGACCAGAGACAACTTGATTGCTCTCGTGTTCCCTTCGTAGGAGAGTCTCGAGAAGTAAATCCCTGACGCGACCTCTCTTCCATGGTCGTCGTTCCCGTCCCAATATTCCATGTGCTTCCCAGCACTTTCCCAGCCTCTTACAAGGGTTCTAACCAGGCTGCCGGATGAATCATAAATGTGAAGTTGTACACGACCGTTCGAAGGGATTGTGTAATCAATCCTGGCTCTGTCTCCGAATGGATTGGGGTATGCTGGCGAGAGCGCGAAGAGAGAAGCTGTGCGCCTGGCCTCTATCTCCTCCACCCCGACGAGATCTGCAATCCTTGAAAGAGCAGACTGGAGAATCTCCTTGGTAGTGTAGTCTTGTATGAAAACTGCCACATTACAATTGGAATCATCCCAACCCGCATCTACGGTAAAGTTATACTCTCTCAGGAGAGTATCCCCAGGGGAACTGAGGCTGACAGGATCGCCAGTAGCACCAGGGATCATGTCTCTCATAGTCTGGTCGTGAATCTGTGTTCCATTCGGTGCAGACCAGAAAATGTCGTCTTCTGTGATAACCACAAAAACTCTCAAACTGCTAAAGGAGAGAAAATCTGTAGCCTCTACAAGGACTCTCACCATGCCGTTAGGATCATTATAGTAACCTTGAAGCTGTATATCGACAGGAGCATCAACTATGGCTCTTCCTCTTATCAAATTACCCCACTGGCTGTAAGTAAACCCGCCAACGATAATCCCATCAATATTGCCCCACGGGACATACTTGGTCCCAGGCTGGTAGTAGTTCGTCCTCGCCGTGTTCTCCGCAATGTTAGCCTGGTAATATGGGTCTGAAGGGCTGGGCCACCACGTGTGATACTGGATACACGTGACTGTATCACCAAGAGCAGGTATCAACGATGCCAACCAACTGTCGGCGCCTGCGCAGCCGCCTCAGCTTGTGTTGGTGAAGTACTCCAATACAACTCTCCTCTGAACGCCAAAAGATACGCTCGAAGCAATCAAGAGAAAAGCTGCCAGAACAAAAATACAAAACGCATACTTCTTCATTTTTTCCTCCCTTGCATAAAACGCACTCCAAATGAAAACCTGACTATCGTTCACCTCCTTTTCGTCATTTATTGTATCGCCGTACCGTCTGCGGGGGCACCAGACCTCTGGCGCCCGCTTCCACATAATACATCAAAACCCTTACTTAAGCAAGACGGTCTTCATCCAGGAGCTTCTTCCTGCAGAATGCAGCCTGTAGAAATAGACTCCTGAAGGAAGTTCCTTGCCTGTGCCGTCCTTTCCGTCCCAGGCAACGGTGTGGTGCCCAGGTTCCGCGATTCCGTTCAACAGCTCTCTCACCACTCTTCCGGTCACGTCAAATACCTGCAGTGTGATGCTGGTGCGCGCTTCCGTAGCGAAGGAGATGCTCGTCTTCCCAGAGAATGGGCTGGGATAGGCTCCAACAAGACCGAAAGCCGTTGCGGACCGCTCTTTGCTCCTCTCCTGAACACCAACCAGCGTATGGAGAACCAGGTCGCCGTAATAGAGAGGATCTTCTTGGTTGAGGGCGTCCATGGTCTGCAGCCACCAGCCTTCTGTTTCGCCTTTGTCCTGGTCGTGCGCATATATGTGTAGGCCCATGGTGTCGCCAAGTCCGGCATCTATCTCGTACTTCTCCGTTCCAAGGGGAATACTGAACTCAAGGGCTACGTGGTCTGTGAACCCTATGACGAACTCAGCCCCAGGAACCGAAGGCAAAACTGGACCTACGGGAAGCGGCTCGTACCACACTTGCGGTCCTGTAGAGGAAAGGAAAACCCAGTAGCTACCTTCACTGGAGTCTGGAGCCCACAGACCATCGTTGTCTTCGTCCAGGAAGAGGAAGCTCCGGTCATTAATGGTGTCATTCAGGTCAACAAAGTAGTCGATGGCAAAGTAGAGATAAGAATCGTTGTTCATCACATACAGAATCACGGAGTTGGGAAGGACTCCTCCGCTACTCATGCCCAGAATGTCAGATATGTCAACAACGTCGGCGCTTGACCACTCTGTCGGGTCTATGGTGCCGTCAATGGTTGCTGGTGCGTAGGCCCATCCAGACTCTATCAGGCTATCAACTGCATAGGCAAGAACAGTGGCCCTCAACGTATCATTGGATCGCGCCTCATCGGTCGGCAGGTCCGAGTACACCAGCACGTCGTATACATTCCCCTGTCCGTCAGGGGTCCAGTCCGTGTAACAGACTGTCTCCGTGGATTCCGGCATGAGAGCAGAGATAAGAGCCGAATCAGCGTATACGTTGACTGCTGAGGAATCTATGAAGAAGTAGGTCCAGAAATCTTCAGTCGAATCTGCTGCGCGGTTGCCAAAGGTTGCGCACGGTGTGACTGGCACATTGGGCGCTACCAGAGCGCCGGGACTGTCAATCGCGTCCACGGCCACATCGTGAGTCAGGGCCAGGCCTGTAAGAACTTCTGTAACATTAGTGCCTGCTCCCAGGTTTGTGTTGTATCCACCTGCTGAGTAGAGACCGCCTCTGCCAGGAACCGCCACGAAATTCTGGCAATTGCTTACCGGGGTGATCTTATCAGGAAGTTGAGTCCACAGGTCTGCTACGGGGTCGTATTCCCAGGTGTCATAGGCCGCCACACCATGGTCATCGCCGCAAGTGAAGTAAAATAACCCGCGAAGTCCCGTAGCCGCGGTCCTCGACCTTCCTGCGTCTCCGGAGGGACCGTTCGGCATATCTGTTCCCATCGTCCATGTGATCGAGGAAGGGTCTGCCGGATTGATGACTCCGATATAGGTGCTGGAGACATAGGCACCGTTCCATCCACCAACGACAAAAATCGTGTCCCCGCTGATCGCGACACCCATTGACCTGTTCGTGATGGGTAGGGCAGTGGCTGGGAACCACGCATCGTTTGCAGGATCATAGACCTGGACTAGGTTACGGTAAGTGCCTCCGTCCTGACCCCCAATCCAATAGATCAATGTGTCCCGCCAGGCGACTGCGCCGTGGAAACAAGTAGCTGTAGGAATAGGGGCCACTGTGGCCCAGGTATTCCCGCCAGTGTCATATTCGTAATTGGTGGTTACCGCGGTGTAGCCACTTGAGGAGCCACCGGCTACATAGATTTTGCCGTCGACCACTGCCGCAGCCACGTGCCCTTTTGCCGCGGGCATATCGGCAATGGGGCTCCACAGATCATTCGCAATGTCATAACTCCAACAGAGGTTGGTTTCAGAAGTAGTGAAACCACCGACAGAATAGAGCATGTCCTGGTCCTGGACCACCGCGTGATAATAGATTGCCTGGGGCATGGTTGAAAGTGAAAGCCACTGAACCTGCAAAGAATTACCGCCTGGCTCAATTCCTGCTGTGAGCGATCCGGAGAAATCGGCGTGGTCGGAGCCGGCATCCGTGTCAAACGGCGCACCCCACGCATGCAAACCAGAGACCGCTAATAGGCAAAGAACCAGAACCGCGAACCGATACTTCCTCATGGTCTACCTCCCTTACGTTTCTCTCACTGAAACCTACAGACCGGTGTTTACTCCAGTTACCACCACCTTTCTCGGGAGATTCCGTACCCAGAATGGCTACTGGCATTATAGGATACTGCACCTCCGGGGTCAACAATAAATTGGTTTTTTCCCTCTGGGCACAACTCTGGCTCCAATCCCTCCCGACACCTTCGAAATTCCACTTAACCACTGAAACCACGAGATTACACGAGATTAACACAGATTTCAAGCCAGTCCCCATCGCTCAAACCGAACCAGGAAGGAATCTTCTGATAATCTGTGGTTACAGAGGTTTAAGGCGGAACCCTTCGAACCACGAGATTACACAAGATTAACACAGATTGAAACCCATCCTTATTGCTGAAACAAAACCAGAAGAATTATCTAGTGATAATCTGTGAAATCTGTGGTTACAGGGGTTTGAGTTCGGGGGAAGGCAAGAGAATCCCGGCCTTGACAATGTCTCATGAGAGAAATATACTACAGGAGGTCAGGCGGGAATAGCTCAGCTGGTAGAGCATCACCTTGCCAAGGTGAGGGTCGCGGGTCCGAATCCCGTTTCCCGCTTTTTCCTTTCTCCTCTCCCATTTACCCCTCCCTCAAAGCTATCAGTTAAGGGTTTTGTTCTTGACATACACCGTTCCCACATCTACGATAGCTTTTAGAAAAGGGGGTAAACAGATGGAGACAAGGACGATGCCCACCGGTGTTGCAGTTCTCAAATGGTATTTTATCATAATCGGAATCCTGTCGATTGCTGGCGGGGTGATACTGCCGCCCTTTGCCGTAGGAATCCTGAGGCTCATTATGGAGGCTTCAGGCGAAGAACTGGCCCCCCTTGCCCTTGCAGGTGGGATGGCGTTTTTGTATGGCTTTCTCGCCGTCTGCTGGGGAGTCCTGCACATCTTTGTTGGCCTATACCTTGGAAGAGGATACGGATGGACAAAGATAGCGGCATTGATAATCGGCACGATTTCAATTCTTTCAGGTGGCGCCATACTCGGGATCTTGTGCCTGTTCATCTACCTCCTGAGCCAGGAATGTAAGGCTTTCTTCCAAACCCAAACTGAAGGGAGGTGAGACAATGGAAACAAGGAGCATTCCAAAGGGTGTAACAGTCCTCAAAATCTATTTTATCATAGTTGGAATTCTCTCAATCCTCATGGGGTTCATACTGCCGCCGATTATGATGGTGGCAATGCGAGCTGCCATGGAGGCCGCTGCTGAGTTCGGCACTACTCCTGTTGCCTTCGGTGGAGTTGGGTTCGTCTGGGGATTCTTCTTCGTCTGCTGGGGGATTTTTGAAATAATCATAGGTCTCCAATTGGGCCAGGGAAGGGGATGGGCAAGAATAGCAGCGATAGTGGTAGGAATACTTTCACTCCCGAATATTCCCATTGGCACAGTTCTAGGGATTTTGTGTCTGGTACATCTGTTAGGAGATGAGGGTAAGGCCTACTTCATGACCTAGCTTGAAAGGAGCCTCACGTAGAGAGAATCTACTTCTGAAACGAGCCTATCCATGGTAAATCTGGGGGAGACCATCTTTTTTCCGGCCTCCCCCATCTTCTTTCTCAACTGATCATCTTCAAGCAGCTTGACAACTTTTTCTGCAAGACCCTTCACATCTCTGGGCGAAGCAAGGAAGCCGTTCACACCCTCTCCGATCACTTCGGGAGTTCCGTCCACTCTTGTTGCCACTATCGGCTTTGACCTGCACATAGCCTCAGCATGAACCATGGGAAGACCTTCCCACAAAGAGGTCAGCAGGAAAACATCAAAGACGTCGACGACCTCCGGCACATCTTCACGCCAACCCAGCAGGTGGAAGACTCCTTCAAGGCCCTTCAAAGACACTGCTCTTCTAACTTCATCCATCAGAATTCCATCGCCAACCATAACGAATTCAACTGCGGGAAATGCTTTGTGCACTATTCCCGCCACTTCCACGAAATCGAGCGGCGCCTTCTGCGGCTTGAAGCAGGAGACGGTGCCGACAACCCGTGAGGATTCCTCAATGCCCAGCTCTTTCCTCTTCGCCCTGGTTTCAAAATCCTTTCTCTCTAGGTGCTCATCCAGTATGGCCGGATTTATCACCGCATACTGCCGAAGGATACCAATCCTTTCCTTCAAACCTTTGCGCACCGTTGATCTGGATACGGCAATCAAACAATCACAAAATCTGGCACAGAATCTCTCAATCAAGACATAGAACATTTTCACTAGCGTGGGTTGACCGTCGTGGAAGGCGAATCCATGTATTGTGTGTATCACTGCGCTTGCCCCGGCTGCCCTGCCTGCAAGCCTCGCAAGGACCCCCGCCTTGGAACCATGGCTGTGAACAACCACATTTCTTCCCATTGCCAACTCTTCAGAAATGATCTTTCCAATCTCAAGAAAGGCCAAGAAATCCAGGACAGGGTGGATTTCACGCTTCAGGCTGGTCAGGAGATGTGTCTCTACACCTTTCAGGCTCAAAGCCTCATCATCAAGCATGCCTCCTGTGCCGGAAACGAGTATGTTCCTGTATCCTTTGAGTCTCCTTGCAGTTTCAATGGCTATTCTCTGGGCGCCGCCCAGCTCGAGTTTGGCGATTACGTGTATTACAACGGGAAGCTCAGACATCCTCAGACACTGTCAGGAGGCACTTGCGAAGCCGGTCGGTTTCCATGTAATGAAAGGCTTCCTTGGAAATCTCGGTGGGATACTCTCCGCTGAAACACGCCGTACAGAAGCTGCGTTCGCCGTTCTTACCTGTGACCCCTGCAAGCAGGCCATCCATCGTCTGATATATCAGCTCATCAGCGCCTATCGTCTCCTTTATCTTTTCAGGCTCCTTATCCCGGGCTATGAAATCCCCCCTGGTTTGCATATCTATCCCATAGGCGCAGGGGTGCCTGAGAGGAGGAGACGAGGAAGCGAAGTAGACCTTTTCGGCACCAGCTTCTCTGACCAGTCCTATTATCTTCCTTGATGTGTTCCCTCTAACCACGGAGTCGTCCACCAGAAGAACTTTCTTGCCCTCGATTTCAGCTCGTATCGGATTCAGCTTCATCTTGATGGACTTTCTTCTTTCCTTCCGTCCGGCCATGATGAAGGTCCTGCCAATATATCTGTTCTTTATGAGCCCTTCCCTGAACGGTATGCCAAGCGCAATCGACAGGGCAAGTGCAGCAGGCTTTGCGGTGTCCGGAACGGGAATGACCACATCAGGAACGATACCCGACTCTTTCACTCCGGAAGCAAGCTCACGGCCAAGTCCCAGACGGGCCTCATACACGCTTATCCCATCAATAATGGAATCTGGTCTGGCGAAGTAAACCCATTCAAATATGCAGGGAGTATGGACGTCCTCTGTGATCCTACGGCAGTACTCTCTGCCGTCGCAGTCTATGAATATGCATTCTCCAGACTGTATATCGCGCCAGCGCTTGTATCCAAGAACATCCATGGTCACCGACTCTGACGCGAAGGCGGAGCTGCGCCCGCGTCTCCCAAAAACGAGGGGTTTTATCCCATGAGGATCTCTAAAAGCCACGATTCCTGCATTCGCTATGGTGGCCACGGCAGAATAGGAACCTTGTGCCCTCTTGAATGTCGCCTCGGTGGCTCTGAAGATGTCCTCCGCACACAGCGAAGGAGAGGATGACCTAGAAAGCTCCTCTGCGAAGACATTGAGCAGCACTTCAGAGTCAGAGGTCGAATTGATCTGTCTTCTGTCTTCTTCGAAGAGCTCGCGGCGCAGATGCCAGTAGTTGGTAAGATTACCATTGTGGGCCATGGCTATTCCGTAAGGAACGTTGACGTAGAATGGCTGAGCATCCTCAGTGCCGCCTCCTCCCGCAGTGGGATATCTTACATGGCCAATACCCATTTGTCCCTTGAGCCTCGCCAGATTCTTCTCGTTGAAAACATTCTGAACAAGGCCATTCCCCTTCTTCAAATTGAACCTATTATCGTAGGTAATGGCTCCCGCCGCATCCTGGCCCCTGTGCTGAATTGTCATGAGACCAAGATAGATTTCGTCTATCACGCTGCGTCTTCCAAGAAGGCCTATGATTCCGCACATGATTACTTCCTCTTCCAGGAGGTCCTTCCGGGACCATCCTCGAGTTTTATTCCAATCTGTTCCAGCCGGTCTCTTATCAGGTCCGCAGCCTTGAAGTTCTTCTCGGCCCGCAAAGCATTCCTTACTTCACAAATATTCTCCAGAAGGAGATCAACCATACTATCCGAAACCTTCTCCTTCTTCGATTCAAAAAGACCAAGAACCCGACCCAACACTCCGATCTTCTTCTGAGCAAGACCTATCAGTCTCGCATCCGCTCCGTCCTTGTGCGCTCTGTTTGCCAGTTTCGCCAGATCAAACAGCACCGAAATGGCCTTGGAAGTATTGAAGTCGTCATCCATGGCAGACTCGAACACCTGTTGTGAGCTTGATATTGTGGCGAAAACCCCTGCTTCCTTGGCCTCAAGAGTCGATGGATCGATCTCTCCATCAGCCCCTTCAAGAGCCAGCGCATTTTGAAGCCTTTCAAGAGCAGACCTGCTGGATGCCAACGTCTCTTCGCTGAACTCTATCTGGCTTCTGTAGTGTGTGGAGAGGAGATAGAGTCTAATCACATCCGGCTCATATTTCTTGAGTAACTCAAGGATGGGGATGAAGTGCCCCGTTGATTTTGACATCTTCTCCCCACCGAGCATCACCCATTCGTTGTGCAGCCAGTATCTGGCAAAAGGCTTACCTGTAGCCGCTTCGCTCTGTGCGATTTCGTTTTCATGATGAGGAAACACAAGGTCCGTCCCGCCGCCGTGAATATCAAAAGTCTCACCGAGATAGTGCATGGACATGGCTGAGCATTCGATGTGCCAGCCTGGCCTACCTCTGCCCCAGGGACTCTCCCACCAGGGCTCGCCCTCCTTGGAAGCCTTCCACAAGGCGAAATCAGCCGGGGATTTTTTTCTCTTGTCGACCGCGACTCGTGCGCCTGAGATGAGATCATCCAGCTTCTTCTTGGAAAGCTTCCCATAATCCTTGAACCTGGAAACCTCGTAGTAAACGTCCCCATCCACCTGGTAGGCAACACCCTTTTCGAACAGCTTTTCTATGAGCGATATTATCTCCTGTATGTGCTGTGTGGGTCGTGGATAAAATGTCGACCTCCTTATACCCAGGGCATCTGAAGCATAGAGATATTCGTCGGCGTACTCAGCTGCAACTCTTCTATAGTCTGTCCCTTGCTGCCTGGCCTTCTCAATCACCTTGTCATCAACATCGGTTATGTTCTGTATGAGAACAACCTGGTAGCCTTTGTATTCGAGGTACCGCCTGAAAATATCGAAAACCATGCAGGCTCGCATGTGACCAATGTGGGGCCTCTCCTGCACGGTCATTCCGCAGAAGTAGATGCCGACATGCCCCTCCTTCAGTGGAGAGAAATCTTCCTTCATTCCCGAGAGTGTGTTATGCAGCGTGATTCCCATGCTCCCTTGAACTCCGTTCTTCGTACTCTGCTCTTCGTACTTTGTACTTGCTTTTTGTCCCCTCTAACGTCGCTTATGATAGCACAAACTAGAATATATGTCACCCCTGCCCAACTGTCAATACAATACCCTTTCCTCCTTCTACTACTCCAATCATAAAGTGCAAAGTACGAATTGCGAGGTACAAATTGCAAAGTACTAAATACTTCGTCCTTGGTCCTCTGTACTTCGCTTTTGGTGCTTTGCACCTCGTACATTGCTCCTCGTACTTCGTGCTTGCTTTTTCACGAACTGTCGAAGAAGGCAGGCAGCTCCGCCCAGGAGCGGTTTCCCATCACCTGGCAGCATGTATTCGAAGGTGAGCTTTGAGATTTTCTCCATTGAATCATCAAGCTGTCGGTTGTCACGGTTGAAAGCCCAAATTGGCTTCATTACCTTTCCCAGGCTGTACAGTACGGTGTTGCCTGAAAAGAGAATTCCCCTCTTTGCCTGGTAAAGACAGATTGAACCTTCTGTGTGCCCGGGAGCATGAATCACCTCCAGACCACCTAGACATTCAATCATATCCCCTCCGGTCAGCCTTCTGTGTACGGGTACTTTCACTAACCTGGAGGATGTGTGTGAACAGAGTCCCAAGATCGAACCATATCCACCATCAGGTCTCTTTCCCTCTATGGATGGTGCATCAAGCTCATGAGCCCAGACCTCTGCCCCGGTGGCGACGGCCACCCTTCCGGCAGAACCCATGTGGTCAATATGAAAATGCGTCAGCACAACTGCCTTCAGACTTGTCTTGCGTATGCCCAGACTGCACAAGTATCGGAGAATTCTAGGACAGTTCCCGGGAAACCCAGTATCAATGAGTATGGGGTCACCATCTACAATCAGATAAGAATTGTTGGGTACTAAGCCGTCTATTCTGTGGACGCCCGGTACTATCTCCATCGATGTTTGTTTATCTGCTCGTTGGTTATGTTTAATACAGCAAAAACTTTGCTCTTTTCAGGACAAGACAGTCTGATCGTTCTCGGAAACCCTTTTCTTTTCTCGAGTATCACTTTCTTCTCTTCTCTTCGGCAGGACTTGAAATCCTTCCAATTGCCAAGGTTCCGCCAATTGCCTCCCAGCTTCTCATATACCCCAACCGTTGTCATTGAATAGTTCTTGGAGAATGTACTGAAGCGTCCCGCAAATATAAAAAAGACAAAAGTCACAACCACGTCCAGAGGCGCCATCTTGAAACCTCGAAAATGTTTTAGCGCATAGTATCCGAGCAAAAGAGCCACAACCAGGAGCACTGTAAGAACGCGCACAAGGACAGGCGCACGGTAAGACCACTCGATGAGCACGTCTCCTTCCACTGTAACCTTCGGCTTCTGACTCTTGCCCCCAGCAAACTGCCTCAAGAACTCATCTGACCTCAACTTGCCCTCTCCTCTTTGTTCCCAGCAGAGACCAGGCTGCCAGCCCCATTAGTGCCGTCCCGGCGATGATGGCACCGAGGATTCCCAGGAGACTAAGCACGGTGACAATCACACCCGCAATCAAAACGCCAAAGAAGATGAAGAGAATCGAGGGCGCGAACCGCACTCCAAAAACGAATGCAGCCACACTTCCAGTCCAGGCACCTGTCACCGGCAGAGGGATCGCAACAAAAAGCATCAGCCCCAGGTATTTGTACCTCTCGACAACTCCTCCTCTCTTCCTCGTCCTTTCAAAGAGCCAGTTGAAGAACCTCTTGAAAGGCGCAAATCTGCTCAGAC
This candidate division TA06 bacterium DNA region includes the following protein-coding sequences:
- a CDS encoding glycosyltransferase family 1 protein; the encoded protein is MSELPVVIHVIAKLELGGAQRIAIETARRLKGYRNILVSGTGGMLDDEALSLKGVETHLLTSLKREIHPVLDFLAFLEIGKIISEELAMGRNVVVHSHGSKAGVLARLAGRAAGASAVIHTIHGFAFHDGQPTLVKMFYVLIERFCARFCDCLIAVSRSTVRKGLKERIGILRQYAVINPAILDEHLERKDFETRAKRKELGIEESSRVVGTVSCFKPQKAPLDFVEVAGIVHKAFPAVEFVMVGDGILMDEVRRAVSLKGLEGVFHLLGWREDVPEVVDVFDVFLLTSLWEGLPMVHAEAMCRSKPIVATRVDGTPEVIGEGVNGFLASPRDVKGLAEKVVKLLEDDQLRKKMGEAGKKMVSPRFTMDRLVSEVDSLYVRLLSS
- a CDS encoding TlpA family protein disulfide reductase, yielding MRRSLTISLLCVLLVLPLVYGEESAKKAPGFSLKDLNKKEVVLDSLLGKGPIVVDFWATWCKPCLTELDHIKDIYKELKEKGLTVVAINEDDPRNVSKVKPLAASHRWEFQILLDPNKRVKRLYQVVAFPTTFVLDAEGNIRHKHIGYTQGSETQLKKEIEELLLPVQSEPDTTAEKEGTQGETD
- a CDS encoding Omp28-related outer membrane protein is translated as MASLIPALGDTVTCIQYHTWWPSPSDPYYQANIAENTARTNYYQPGTKYVPWGNIDGIIVGGFTYSQWGNLIRGRAIVDAPVDIQLQGYYNDPNGMVRVLVEATDFLSFSSLRVFVVITEDDIFWSAPNGTQIHDQTMRDMIPGATGDPVSLSSPGDTLLREYNFTVDAGWDDSNCNVAVFIQDYTTKEILQSALSRIADLVGVEEIEARRTASLFALSPAYPNPFGDRARIDYTIPSNGRVQLHIYDSSGSLVRTLVRGWESAGKHMEYWDGNDDHGREVASGIYFSRLSYEGNTRAIKLSLVR
- a CDS encoding T9SS type A sorting domain-containing protein produces the protein MRKYRFAVLVLCLLAVSGLHAWGAPFDTDAGSDHADFSGSLTAGIEPGGNSLQVQWLSLSTMPQAIYYHAVVQDQDMLYSVGGFTTSETNLCWSYDIANDLWSPIADMPAAKGHVAAAVVDGKIYVAGGSSSGYTAVTTNYEYDTGGNTWATVAPIPTATCFHGAVAWRDTLIYWIGGQDGGTYRNLVQVYDPANDAWFPATALPITNRSMGVAISGDTIFVVGGWNGAYVSSTYIGVINPADPSSITWTMGTDMPNGPSGDAGRSRTAATGLRGLFYFTCGDDHGVAAYDTWEYDPVADLWTQLPDKITPVSNCQNFVAVPGRGGLYSAGGYNTNLGAGTNVTEVLTGLALTHDVAVDAIDSPGALVAPNVPVTPCATFGNRAADSTEDFWTYFFIDSSAVNVYADSALISALMPESTETVCYTDWTPDGQGNVYDVLVYSDLPTDEARSNDTLRATVLAYAVDSLIESGWAYAPATIDGTIDPTEWSSADVVDISDILGMSSGGVLPNSVILYVMNNDSYLYFAIDYFVDLNDTINDRSFLFLDEDNDGLWAPDSSEGSYWVFLSSTGPQVWYEPLPVGPVLPSVPGAEFVIGFTDHVALEFSIPLGTEKYEIDAGLGDTMGLHIYAHDQDKGETEGWWLQTMDALNQEDPLYYGDLVLHTLVGVQERSKERSATAFGLVGAYPSPFSGKTSISFATEARTSITLQVFDVTGRVVRELLNGIAEPGHHTVAWDGKDGTGKELPSGVYFYRLHSAGRSSWMKTVLLK